A stretch of the Hyperolius riggenbachi isolate aHypRig1 chromosome 11, aHypRig1.pri, whole genome shotgun sequence genome encodes the following:
- the LOC137537826 gene encoding piggyBac transposable element-derived protein 4-like produces MAKRMYSLQEAFAILERDSDSHSSSEFEDDLESTDIDWLPSESESDSTDSDSESAGPSTAQPSRSAEQARGISDTDTASEGGSPIATSSNAIPRGQRAARPRQSMPARVPQREPLPYDLRDPQWSASNMETPNLPPFTARSGLLVDTSNMQPIDFFELFLPESFLQYVCDQSNIYAQQRIADHPTCVLASHWTPATTRDLKVFLGLTFDMALSPLPEQQLYWTKNPILCIPIYSSRMSRRRYQMLLTCLHFSNNADHLPPNDPAHDRLFKLRPFIDHLNRTFTEKYMPEQRIAIDESLIPFHGRLAIKQYIPNKRSRYGIKLYKLCESGSGYIYSLKVYEGKDSLIQPPGCPPYMGTTERIVLDLLNPLLHQGYHLYVDNFYTSVPLFKHLFSVQTPACGTVRANRKGLPSEVVHKKLKRGETCSQRSNELLALKFRDKRDVLALTTIHTEATTTVRTRSREVVKPLAIAEYTKFMGAVDLSDQVLAPYRLNRKRKIWYKKVALYFFQMCLQNAFVLYKKSGNRDSFLKFQLAIITCLLFESGQPAPNPDQLRAENVARFEGNHFPAPLPPTASKPYPQKRCRVCRKNHVRRDTRYHCPKCPSKAALCLNPCFETYHTVLHY; encoded by the coding sequence ATGGCAAAGAGAATGTATTCTTTGCAAGAGGCGTTCGCCATTCTGGAGCGTGacagtgacagtcacagcagcagcgaatTTGAGGATGATTTGGAGTCCACAGATATTGATTGGCTGCCGTCCGAGTCAGAAAGCGACTCAACGGACAGCGATTCTGAGTCTGCTGGGCCATCCACAGCTCAGCCATCTAGGAGCGCGGAGCAGGCAAGGGGCATTAGTGACACTGACACTGCTTCTGAAGGAGGGTCACCTATAGCTACCTCCAGCAATGCCATCCCAAGAGgtcagagggctgccaggccaaggcagagcaTGCCAGCAAGGGTACCACAGAGGGAACCACTACCCTATGATCTAAGGGACCCACAATGGTCAGCATCTAATATGGAGACCCCTAACCTCCCTCCCTTCACAGCCAGGAGTGGCCTATTAGTGGACACCAGCAacatgcagcccattgacttttttgaactttttttgccAGAGAGCTTCCTGCAGTATGTCTGCGATCAGAGCAATATCTATGCCCAGCAACGCATAGCAGACCATCCCACCTGTGTGTTAGCTTCCCACTGGACCCCTGCAACTACCCGTGATTTGAAAGTTTTTTTGGGATTGACTTTCGATATGGCCCTTTCTCCATTACCTGAACAGCAACTGTACTGGACAAAAAATCCAATCCTCTGCATCCCAATTTATTCGTCCAGAATGTCCAGACGCCGCTACCAAATGCTGCTAACCTGCTTGCATTTTAGCAATAATGCAGACCACCTCCCACCTAACGACCCAGCCCATGACCGACTATTTAAATTGAGGCCCTTCATCGACCATTTAAATAGAACTTTTACAGAAAAATACATGCCAGAGCAAAGAATAGCCATCGATGAGTCCTTAATCCCTTTCCACGGGAGGCTGGCAATCAAACAATATATACCCAACAAAAGGTCACGGTATGGGATAAAACTGTACAAGTTGTGCGAAAGTGGGAGTGGCTATATCTATTCACTAAAAGTTTATGAAGGGAAGGACAGCTTAATACAGCCTCCTGGATGCCCTCCCTACATGGGTACAACAGAGAGGATAGTACTGGACCTCCTCAACCCTCTACTCCACCAGGGTTACCACCTTTACGTGGACAATTTTTACACGAGTGTTCCACTGTTCAAACATTTATTTTCAGTCCAGACTCCAGCCTGCGGAACTGTCAGGGCAAATCGCAAAGGCCTGCCATCAGAGGTCGTTCATAAAAAACTGAAGAGGGGGGAGACCTGCAGCCAACGGAGCAACGAGCTGCTCGCTTTAAAATTTAGAGATAAGCGCGATGTCTTAGccctcaccaccatccacaccgagGCAACAACAACTGTGAGGACTCGTAGTCGGGAAGTAGTAAAACCACTGGCCATCGCTGAGTACACCAAGTTCATGGGGGCAGTGGACTTGTCCGACCAGGTTTTGGCACCATACAGGctcaacaggaagaggaagatctGGTACAAAAAAGTGGCTCTATATTTTTTCCAGATGTGCCTCCAAAACGCCTTTGTCCTGTACAAAAAATCAGGTAACAGGGACTCTTTTTTAAAGTTCCAGCTGGCAATAATTACATGTCTCCTTTTTGAATCTGGACAACCTGCCCCAAACCCAGACCAACTTCGTGCAGAAAATGTTGCCAGATTTGAGGGAAATCATTTTCCTGCCCCACTCCCCCCAACTGCATCAAAACCATACCCCCAAAAAAGGTGCAGAGTTTGCAGGAAAAATCACGTTCGAAGGGACACACGATATCATTGTCCGAAATGTCCGTCCAAAGCAGCACTATGCCTTAATCCCTGCTTTGAGACCTATCATACAGTCCTtcattattag